One region of Cyanobium sp. M30B3 genomic DNA includes:
- a CDS encoding type II toxin-antitoxin system Phd/YefM family antitoxin yields the protein MLEAKTHLSRLVEAIETGAEAEVVIARNGRPVARLTSLQAPARPRRLGIARGQFVAPDSIDAANPQIAELFEQG from the coding sequence ATGCTCGAGGCCAAGACCCACCTCTCGCGGCTGGTGGAGGCGATCGAAACCGGCGCCGAAGCCGAGGTGGTGATCGCCCGCAACGGCCGGCCCGTGGCGCGGCTCACCAGCCTGCAGGCACCGGCCCGGCCCCGCCGGTTGGGCATCGCCCGGGGGCAGTTCGTGGCGCCCGACTCCATCGATGCCGCCAATCCCCAGATCGCCGAACTGTTCGAGCAGGGCTGA
- a CDS encoding restriction endonuclease subunit S yields the protein MKTGWDTMPLGDVCPISNRKPEVFTGLRRYFSTGAVGSEGELSEPDLVDYANRPSRAGCMPEVGDIGFARMKGTKKVILIDSSLKGSLFSTGFCFVTPRSNVESRYAFYFLTSDNFQSQKDDVAGDGIMGGVRNSHAAAIGMPLPTLAEQQRIVGLLDDVFQGLAVAKASAEKNLENARSLFKSQLQVVFSRRGRGWVDRRLDAIAEFSQGIQVGLGDQSSTPITGMVRFIRIIDYTQGTDDIRYVPDPGPRYWADRSDIVMVRYGSPGLVGRGIEGVIANNLFKISIRDDSLTNDFLAYFLGQETVQKFLSSQGSSTMPALTFKQLGAVVVSFPHEIEQQNEIVTKLDSFRQETQRLTHLYERKLAALEDLKKTLLHQAFNGEL from the coding sequence ATGAAGACGGGGTGGGATACAATGCCATTGGGCGATGTGTGTCCGATATCGAATCGGAAGCCGGAGGTATTTACAGGACTACGTCGCTATTTCTCAACGGGCGCGGTTGGATCGGAAGGCGAATTGTCAGAGCCAGATCTTGTTGACTATGCTAACCGACCAAGTCGAGCCGGATGCATGCCTGAAGTCGGTGACATTGGTTTCGCGCGGATGAAAGGAACTAAGAAAGTAATTCTCATCGACTCATCGCTAAAGGGTTCGTTGTTTTCGACGGGATTCTGCTTTGTTACGCCGCGATCAAATGTCGAATCACGTTACGCTTTCTATTTTCTTACGTCTGATAATTTTCAGAGCCAGAAGGATGACGTTGCGGGTGATGGAATAATGGGAGGAGTCAGGAACTCTCACGCGGCAGCTATCGGAATGCCGCTACCCACGTTGGCTGAACAGCAGCGAATAGTCGGCCTGCTTGACGATGTATTTCAGGGCCTCGCCGTCGCCAAGGCGAGCGCCGAAAAGAACTTAGAAAATGCCCGTTCTCTCTTCAAAAGCCAACTCCAAGTCGTCTTCAGCCGGCGCGGCCGGGGTTGGGTTGATAGGCGGTTAGATGCAATAGCTGAGTTCTCGCAGGGGATACAGGTCGGCTTGGGTGACCAATCGAGCACGCCTATAACAGGCATGGTTCGGTTTATCCGAATCATTGACTATACCCAGGGAACAGATGATATCCGATATGTCCCAGATCCGGGTCCCCGATATTGGGCGGATAGATCCGATATTGTAATGGTCCGCTATGGGTCGCCGGGATTGGTGGGCCGAGGAATCGAAGGAGTGATCGCGAACAATCTTTTCAAGATATCCATTCGCGACGACTCATTGACAAATGACTTCTTGGCTTACTTCTTGGGACAAGAAACGGTTCAAAAATTCCTAAGTAGTCAAGGCTCATCCACCATGCCCGCGCTGACTTTTAAGCAGCTTGGTGCAGTGGTTGTTTCGTTCCCGCATGAAATCGAGCAACAGAACGAGATTGTCACCAAGCTCGACTCCTTCCGCCAAGAAACTCAACGACTCACCCACCTCTACGAACGCAAACTCGCCGCTCTGGAGGATCTAAAGAAGACCCTTCTGCACCAGGCGTTCAACGGCGAGCTCTGA
- a CDS encoding Txe/YoeB family addiction module toxin — translation MPALERLAWTSAAWDDTLHWQSQDRRQLRRINQLIQACLRDPFAGIGKPERLRENLAGRWSRRIDEAHRLVYRLDGELLVILACRVHYR, via the coding sequence ATGCCGGCGCTTGAGCGGCTCGCCTGGACTTCAGCCGCCTGGGACGACACCCTCCACTGGCAGAGCCAGGACCGAAGACAGCTGCGGCGCATCAACCAGCTAATCCAGGCTTGCCTGCGCGATCCCTTCGCTGGCATCGGCAAACCCGAACGTCTGCGGGAAAACCTGGCTGGGCGCTGGTCGCGTCGCATCGATGAAGCGCACCGGCTGGTTTATCGGTTGGATGGCGAGCTTCTTGTGATCCTGGCCTGCAGGGTTCACTACCGGTAA
- a CDS encoding type II toxin-antitoxin system VapC family toxin: MHLLLDTHTFLWAITDDPKLGPASRELITHQASAVMVSHVSLWEIAIKHALARADMPLSAREAIPWAEQSGFVFLPIGLPHLLALEQLPLHHRDPFDRLLVAQAISGPFTLVSADTAFAAYGCPLQDARR; this comes from the coding sequence ATGCACCTGCTGCTCGATACCCACACCTTTCTCTGGGCCATCACCGATGACCCGAAGCTGGGGCCCGCCAGCCGGGAGCTGATCACCCACCAGGCCAGTGCGGTGATGGTCAGCCACGTGTCGCTCTGGGAGATCGCCATCAAGCACGCCCTAGCCCGTGCCGACATGCCCCTGTCGGCTCGCGAGGCCATCCCCTGGGCGGAGCAGTCGGGCTTTGTGTTCCTCCCGATCGGCCTTCCCCATCTGCTGGCGCTCGAACAGCTGCCCCTGCACCACCGCGATCCGTTTGACCGTCTGCTGGTGGCCCAGGCGATCAGCGGCCCCTTCACCCTGGTCAGTGCCGATACGGCGTTCGCCGCCTATGGCTGCCCACTGCAGGACGCGCGCCGCTGA